AGGTGTCTCCATGCGCGGAAAACAATCGACATATTTAAAATGGCTGGCCGTTGCGGCAACGGTCGGCATGCTTCTGATCCTGCTTGGCGGGGCGCTTGTCACAAAAACAGAAAGCGGAATGGGATGCGGCCGCAGTTGGCCCGGCTGCAATGGTGAACTGATTCCGACAGAAATTACTGCTGAAGTGCTTATTGAATTTTCACACCGGCTCGTAACTGGATCGGTCGGCATTTTAATTGTTGTTCTGGCTGTTTGGGCATGGCTGGCATACGGTCATATTCGGGAGACAAAATTCCTTGCTTTCATGGCTGTGTTCTTTCTCATTCTCCAAGCTCTCATTGGAGCAGCCCAAGTGCTGTGGGGACAGGGAGATTTCATTCTTGCCCTGCATTTCGGCATTTCCCTGCTTTCCTTTGCGGCAGTTCTTCTGCTGACACTTCTGATTTTCGAAGTGGACAGGAAGTTCAATGCTGACCGGCTCCGAATTGGAAACAAGTTAAAAGTGCATACCATCGGCGTAACCCTTTATTCGTACATCGTCATCTATACCGGGGCTCTCGTCCGTCATACGGAATCAAGTCTTGTATGTGCCGATTGGCCTCTGTGCAGAAACGATCAATTCGCTCTTCCGTATAACCGGTTTGAGTGGGTACAGATGGGACACCGCCTGGCGGCTGCGCTTATTGTTGTGTGGCTTGGCTATATCGCCTGGCATACCTATAAGCAGTACCGGGACCAGAAAGTGCTGCAGCGCGGCTGGCTGATTGCTTTTACGCTTGTCCTGCTGCAGGCGACGACCGGCATGCTCGTGGTCCTGACCCAGCTGAACCTGGTCATTTCACTTCTGCACTCCCTGTTCATCTCGCTGCTGTTCGGGCTTCTGTGCTATATGATTATGCTGATTTCAAGAAGCAAGCATTCTTTATGATCTTTATAAAAAAACAAACGGGGCTGTCCCGAAAGGTCATGAAAAATGACCTCGAGGGGCAGTTCCTTTTTCTATTCGTAAAGAAGTAGCTGGGGTTCGGCCCGGCGGACGCTTTCCGCGGGCACGGCTTCAGACGCTTCCCTCGCTGGGCTCGGTCCAGGGTCTTCAGCTCGTGCTGGTCCCGCAGGAGTCGCCGCCGGCCTTCCCGCTAGTCAAGTCATCAGCGCATACAAAAATCGTCCGTTTCTGTAAAATGGGAGTTACCACACCACCACTCAGAAAGGACGATTTTTATACGCAATCCAACGATTGCTTACACCGATTATACCACGCAACCGGCTCTTCCGTCAGGTAAATTACTTGAACACGAAACCGCAGTTTCCACCCAAGGGCGCCGGCCGGCTCCCGCATTCAAACCGTATGATCCGAACCAGACCTTATGCATTCCTGATATTGGCGCCCTGATTCCCGACCATCATGTGGCTCGTGTGGTGGATCAACTGGTTGAGGCTTACCCTGAGGAAGTGTTGACCGCCTGCTACCCTGGCGGCGGGCGGCCACCCTTCCACCCGAAACTGATGCTCAAAGTTATTCTCTATGCCTATTCCCAAAAAGTTTATTCCTGCCGGGGCATCGCCACGATGCTGCACGAGGATCTTCCGGCGATCTGGCTGGCGGCGATGCAGAAACCGGATTTCCGGACCATCAACCATTTCCGGAGCGTCCGAATGGGAGCGGTCATCGATCAGTTATTCGAGTTCACTGTTTTGGAACTTCACCGGCAAGGGTTTGTCGAGTTTGAGAACTACTTCCTGGACGGGACGAAGATGGAAGCGGACGCCAATAAGTATAGCTTTGTCTTCCGTAAGGCGGTGACGGGGCAGGAAGCGAAACTGAAAATCAGAATCCAGGAAACGCTTCAGGAAATCCAGGAGATTGCCAAGGCGGAGGGATTGGAACTGGGCCAGCTGGCCGAGGAGCCGGCGGCTGTGGAATTGGCTTCAGTTGCGAACCGGCTGGAAGACCAAGTGGATATCCTGACGGATCTCATCGCTGAGGAAAAGCTCGTGGAAAACAGAAAAGGACTCCGCAAACGGCACAGTCTCCTGAAAAAGAAAGTGAAACTGATTCGTGAAAACTTCATTCCTCGCCAAGAAACGTATGCGGAACAGCTCGCCGTCTGTGGAGAGCGCAACAGCTTCTCGAAGACGGACCCGGACGCCACATTCATGCGGATGAAGGAAGATCATATGAAGAATGGCCAGCTGAAACCCGGATACAATATCCAGATGGCGACCGAGAATCAATTCGTGCTGTTCTATACCATTCATCAGCGCCCGGGAGATGCTCGCTGCCTGATTCCACATCTGGAAGCGCTGCAGGCATCTGCCCTGCCTATGCCGAAGACCATCGTCGCGGATGCCGGCTATGGAAGCGAAGAGAACTACCTCTACCTGATCGGGGATGAAAAAGAACCGCTTGCCGGCTTCCTGATCCCGTATGGCACCTATCTGAAAGAGCAGACGAAGAAGTTTAAAAACAATGAATGGAACGTGAAAAACTGGACGTATGAAGAAGCGGATGACCGATTCATCTGTCCAAACGGCCGCCGCGTCGTTTTCAAAAAATATCAGGAGAAGAAAACATCGAATTTGGACTTATCGCCATGGCGCATAATTTTCGGAAAGTGGCCGGTTTCCTCCGTTCACTTTCCGAAAAAGTAGACTTTAAAAAACAGGGAGAGAACAACCAATTGGTTATTCTCTCCCTGTTTTTAATTTAGGGGGGCTTTTTGGACAGCCCCGTTTGTTTTTTTATTATTTCCGATCCATTTCAATCAGCAGATCGCCTGTTGCAATCCCTTCATTCGGACTGACGTAAATCTCTCGGATGGTTCCATCAAATGGTGCCTGAACGGTCGTTTCCATCTTCATCGCCTCTGTTACCAGCAAATGGTCTCCGCGTCTTACTTCAGCACCTTTTTCTGTAACAACTTTCAGCACAGTGCCCGGCATGGTCGCTCCGATATGGCTGTCGTCAGCAGGATTCGCCTTCAGGTGGGCCGCATTGTCAGTCTCTACTGCCATATCCTGAATGTTGATCTCCCGCGGCTGGCCATTCAGCTCAAAGTACATCGTCCGCATTCCGTTTTTCTGCGGTTCACCGATGGACACAAGCTTGATCATCAACGTTTTTCCTTTTTCAATCTCTACTTGAATTTCCTCACCGAGACGCATGCCATATAGGAACGTCATCGTGTCCAACACCGAAACATTGCCGAACTGCTCATTGGTCGCTGTGTACTGATCAAAGACTTTTGGATACAGCGCATATGCAAGCATTTCATGACTTGTTACCGGCCGATCCAGCTTCTGGAATAATTCTTCATTAATTCTTTCAAAATCAGCCGGCTCCAGCAATTCTCCTGGACGTACCGTAATCGGTTTTCTTCCTTTTAGAATGACTTTCTGAAGATCTTCAGGAAATCCGCCGTAAGGCTGACCGATATATCCTTCAAAGAATTCGATGACAGAATCCGGAAAATCAAGGGCTTCCCCTTTTGTCAAAACAGTTTCTTCATCCAGGTTATTCTGTACCATGAAGAGCGCCATATCGCCCACCACTTTCGATGATGGAGTTACTTTGACCACATCGCCGAACAGCAGGTTCACCCGGGAATACATGTCTTTCACTTGCTCCCACCGGGCACCGAGACCAACGGCTTTCGACTGTTGCTGGAGATTTGAATATTGCCCACCCGGCATTTCGTGAACGTAAATTTCAGAATGCGGACTGTTCATTCCGCTCTCGAAATCATGGTAGTAACGTCGCACATCTTCCCAGTAACGTGATAATTTCTCAAGCGACGCGACATCACCGCGCACTTCCCGCTTTCCGCCGCTCAATGCATAGTGAAGCGTACTTGCAGAAGGCTGGGAAGTCAGCCCCGCCATGGAACTCAACGCCGTATCCACGATGTCTGCTCCTGCTTCAATGGCTTTTGCATACAGGAACACACCATTACCGCTTGTGTCATGCGTATGCAGATGGATCGGAAGCGAAACAGTCTCTTTAAGTTCTGAAATCAGGCGGTAAGCAGCTTCAGGCTTCAAGAGGCCGGCCATATCCTTGATCGCCAGAATGTGTGCGCCGGAATCTTCCAATGCTTTCGCCATTTCCTTATAGTAATTCAGTGTATACTTATCGCGGGATGGATTCAGAATATCACCAGTATAGCAAATCGCCGCTTCCGCCACTTTTCCGGACTGCCGAACTTCATCAATTGCCACTTCCATGCCTTTCAGCCAATTGAGTGAATCGAAAATGCGGAATACATCAATTCCGGCGTGACCGGCCTGCCGGATGAATTCCCGAATAACGTTGTCGGGATAGTTCTTGTAACCGACCGCATTCGCACCCCGGAACAGCATTTGGAACATGACGTTCGGGATTTCTTTCCGGAGCTGGATCAGCCGCTGCCATGGATCTTCTTTGAGGAATCGGTACGACACATCAAACGTCGCCCCTCCCCACATCTCTAGTGAAAACAGGTCCGGCTGCAGTCTGGCTGTCTCTTTGGCAATATCAAACAAGTCATAGGACCGGACACGGGTAGCGAGCAGCGACTGATGGGCATCACGCATCGTCGTATCCGTCAGCAGCACGTCCTGCTGGTTCTTGACCCATTTAATCAGCCCATCCACGCCTTCACGTTCAAGAATCTGTTTTGTTCCTTCCGATGCCGGTTGCCGGAGATCGACTTCCGGTTTCCGCGGGTCCGCATAAATCGGTTTAAGCTTTTTCTCAATTCCAGGAAATCCATTTACAGTAACGTTTCCGATATAGCTGAGCAGTTTCGTTCCACGGTCTTTCCGGACCGGAAAAATGAACAGTTCAGGTGTTGAGTCGATGAAACCGGTATCAAATTCACCGCTCAGGAATTTTTCGTGTTTTACTACGTTTTCCAGGAATGGAATATTCGTTTTAATCCCGCGGATTCGGAATTCCTGTAAGTTCCGATCCATTTTCGCAGCTGCTTCCTGGAAAGTAACCCCCCACGTGGATACTTTCACCAGCAACGAATCGTAGAAAGGTGTAATGACAGCTCCCTGGAATCCATTGCCTGCATCAAGCCGGACGCCAAAGCCGCCGCCAGACCGGTATGTCATCAATTTGCCTGCATCCGGCATAAAGCCATTCAGCGGATCTTCTGTTGTCACACGGGATTGAATGGCATGTCCGAACAGCGGAATTTCGTTTTGCTGCGGAATCCTCACTTCCGGCGAATGCAGGCTATATCCTTGGGCAATGTGAATTTGTGCATGCACAATATCGATCCCTGTCACCATTTCCGTAATTGTGTGTTCCACTTGGATTCTTGGATTTACTTCAATGAAGTAAAATTCATCATCTGCTACCAGGAATTCAACAGTTCCTGCGTTAACATAGGACACGTTATTCATCAGTTTAACAGCAGCTTCACAAATGCGGTTTCGGAGCTCGTCGGAAAGCGAATTTGAAGGAGCAATTTCCACTACTTTCTGGTGGCGCCGCTGAATGGAGCAATCCCGTTCGTACAGGTGGATGATATTTCCTGACATGTCCCCAAGGATTTGGACTTCGATATGCTTGGGCTTACTGATGAATTTCTCCACATACATTTCATCCGATCCAAATGCCGCTTTTGCTTCAGATTTCGCCCGCTCGTATGCTTCCGGCAATTCCTCTGCGTTGTTCACAATCCGCATACCGCGTCCTCCGCCACCCAGTGACGCTTTAATCATCAGCGGAAAACCTGCGGATGCAGCAAAATCCTGCACTTCCTCAAGGGATGCAACAGGACCGTCAGACCCTGGAATGACCGGGATGCCAGCCTTGATGGCTTGGTCGCGCGCTTTCACTTTATCGCCGAACATATCAAGATGCTTCGATTCCGGGCCGATAAAAACGATGCCTTCTTCTTCACAGCGCCGGGCAAAATGAACGTTTTCTGACAGAAATCCGTAACCGGGATGGATGGCATCTGATCCCGAATCCTTTGCGATTTCGATGATTCCTTCAATATCAAGATAAGCATCAATCGGCTTTTTCCCTTCGCCGACCAGATACGATTCATCAGCCTTATAACGGTGAAATGATCCCTTATCTTCCCGGGAATAAATCGCAACTGTGCGAAGATTCAGTTCTGTACAGGCGCGGAAAATCCGAATAGCGATTTCTCCGCGGTTAGCAACCAATATTTTTTTAATCGTCTTCAAACATAACCCCTGCCTTTACTCGTTTAATTTTTCATACTTGTGAACCGTTGAAACATTCAGAAGAATCCCCATAGCTAACGATAACAAAACGATGGACGTTCCGCCATAGCTGATGAATGGCAGCGGCACACCGGTCAGTGGAATGATTCCCGTCAGACCGCCCAGGTTAACAAAGCTCTGGATTCCGATCATACTGCCGACCCCGGCAGCCAGCATCCGGGCAAGCGGATCTTTCGTTGTCATCGCGATGGATAAAGCTTTCAGCACGATAAACGCCAGACCGCCGATAACAAAAGCTACACCAAGCACGCCTAGTTCTTCCGCAATGACCGCCATGATGAAATCGGTATGGGGTTCCGGCAGATATCCGAGCTTCTGTATCGACTGACCAAGGCCGAGTCCCGATAAACCGCCGGATCCTATGGCCAGATAGCCGTTCACAATCTGAAATCCATAGCCGAGTTCATCGGAAAACGGATTAAAGAAGGCATCGACCCGGCCAAGGCGTTTCTCGGTGAAAATCTGATCGCCGGCGAAGATCATGAAAGGAATGATAAAAATGGCGACAGCCCCGACCACGATACTTGAGAGCCGCATAAAAACGTTAAAGCGGATTCCGCTTGCCGCCATAACACAAAGACCGATCATACCAATTAGCGTGGCCGTCCCAAGATCGGGCTCAAGGAACACAAGAAAAATTGCAAACGTCATGACTACCACCGGCGGAATGATTCCTTGGTTTAACTGATTGATCGTCCCGTTATCGTATTTATTGGCAAATGCACCGGCCAGATAAAGGATGATGCCGATTTTCGCCACTTCCGAAGGCTGCATGTTCACGAGTCCCATAATACTGATCCAGCTCTGTGCACCGCCATTTGCTTCCCCGATGAAATGGACGAGTATCAGTCCAAGGAACATCACTGCAAGGATTGCCGTCAGTACTCTTCGATTGCGGAAATATTTATAAGGGAATAAAGCAGCAACGGCCAGCACCGGAAGCGAAATGGCCAAGTTGAACAGCTGCCGGATGAAGTAATGGTTCGGTGATTGATCGAGGACGTTATAGGCCCATGCTATACTGGCGCTGTAAATCATGATCAGCCCGAAAATCGAAAGTGCTATGTATGTAAAGAATAAGTGAAAATCAAAATACCGTCTATATTTCTCTATGTACGCTTTCATGCAGTTCCCTCATTCTGTCCATGTAGTTGAGATTAGTAAAAAAACTCAAACTGGGTGGTTTGAGTTTCAGTCATTTATTCGTATACGCCTCATGAAGGAGTGACAGCTTCTTCTCAAGTGTATCGATCAATAGTTTGCCTTCTTCCCGGTCAATCAGGCCGAGTTTAACAGCAAAATCAATTTCACGCGATAAGCCAAACATCTGGGTATCCAGAACCTCTTCATAGAGCGGGCATTGAGGCATTGTCAGATGATCCATCTGGACCTTGATCAGTTGCTCAATTTTCGCGGCATCTGCTCTGAGGAGTTCTGTAGCTTTCAGCTGATATGATTGTTCCTTTGTATGTTCCATGAGGACTCCCCCATACTTGATATTTCTTCTCAGTGTCGCTTGTCTTAAAGTGTAGCTGTAATTCCGGCAAATTGCAAGCTCGTTTACAGGAATGGGCTGAATCCCTTTGTCGTTTCACCAGGAACAGTTATACTGGTAATAATGACTATTTTATTTTTGGAGGCTTTTAATTATGGAAATGATTATACCTGTTAAAGGAGCTGTGGCTTTCCAGATCACATTGGACCCCGGCACATGGATTTTTGATGACCGCAAAATTGAGCTGACTGATTTCTTCAGCGGCAATACAGAAGAAACAGATGAGCTGGAAGAATACAAACGGGCAACCGGTGCACATTGGTCCCGTGAAATCATGGAAGGGGCAGTATTTCCGCCTACGCTGAAGACAGAACGCAAATTCAAGAAATCAGAATTGCTGACAGGGACGTTCGGCATGCGCCTGGAACCTTTCCTCAATAATGCCCAGCCGCTGGAAGGGGCGAATCAGGTGGTGATCGAGACAAAAGATGGCGAAACAGCTTTTGATATCGAAACGGCGAAGTCCCTTCTGCTGAAGTTCAGCCATGAAGGGAAACCGCTCCAGGAAGATGGACCCGCACACGTGCTGCTTCCGGATGGTTCGAACAGCGATCATCCCATCACGGATGTCCGGGCGATCCGTGTGGAGAAGGTGACAGCCGTATGATGGTGCAGTGTGTGATCTGTGACATCCTTGAGGAGTTGGACAACACGGCACCTGAGGCAAAGCGATTGCGCAATCGGCCGATCCACACGTATATGTGCGCGGCTTGCCACGAACGCGTGACCGCACGGACGAATGAGCGCATTGCGACCGGCAAGTTCCGATTTTACAGAAGTTCCCGAAGAATCGAAGGGGATTTCTATTCATGAAACTGCTGAAAGGTATTTGGATCGGGTTCTGGAGCGGCTTTATCCTCGCAGGTGTTTTGCGCTGGCTGGAAGCACTTACCGGCAAGCAAGTTTATTCGCTGCTGCTGAACATTGATTTCCTGCCTTTTGTAACCTCTGGAGATTGGTCGGAAACCGGGCTGTTCGTTCTCCATATCGGACTGTCTGTCGTCATCGGGATTGTTTATGTTTTCCTTGCAAAGAGACAGCGCTACACTTTCGGCCAGCTTTTTCTGATTAGCTTTCTGGTCGGTCTTCCTTTCTTCCTGCTGTACTTTCCGTTGGCCGCTTTAGCTGTGGAGCCACTCGTGTCGCCATTGGATCTCAATGCCTTTCTGTATTGGACTTTCGGACATTTTACATTTATCCTCGCCCTTCCGGTGCTCTATAAATTATTTGAACGCGAAAACGCTGCCTCTCAATGAGAAGCAGCGTTTTCGCGTTTTTCACGCCATAAGCGAACTTTATAAAGCACTAAGATCAGCATCGCGATCAGCAATCCTTCAACGACCGGCAGGAAGACCGCCAGAAACGTCAGGATTAAGCCGCCAAGCAAAAGAAACACACCGATGATGGCATTTTGCCAGAAGCCAAGCTTTTTGGCAAAACCCAGCTTGTACACAATTGCTGACAGCACGAATATGATGGCGAGAAGTGCAACTCCCGCTACATCATAATTCGGCAAGGTGCTATACAGAAAACGTGCGACAGGGTACATATTTTCATACACGAATTGCTGTTCGGCTCCCACGCTTTACACCCTTTCAGCAGAACTTATGCTTCAAGCTCAGCATATTTTTTCTTTTTCGCAAGCCGTTCCCGCTCGTTTTTATCCAGAATCTTTTTCCGAAGGCGGATCGATTCCGGCGTCACTTCACAGTATTCATCGTCATTCAAATACTCGAGGGCTTCTTCAAGCGTCATGATTCTTGGTTTTTTCATCGTAGTGGTCTGCTCTTTATTCGCAGAGCGGATGTTGTTGGCCGCTTTCACTTTTACAATGTTGACGGTCAAATCATTATCCCGGCTATGTTCGCCGACGATCATGCCTTCGTACACTTCCGTACCCGGCTCAACGAAGACAATACCACGGTCTTCTACACCGAGCAGGCCGTATGAAGATGCCTTGCCGCGTTCCATCGATACGAGTACACCTTGTCGTCTGCCGCCGACCCGGCCGGCTGCAAGCGGCTGGTAGCTATCAAATGTGTGGTTGATGATTCCATATCCACGCGTTTGCGTCATGAACTCAGTTGAATAACCAATCAGACCGCGTGCCGGTACGTTAAAAATCATCCGGACCTGTCCGCTTCCGTTATTGATCATATCAAGCATTTCACCTTTTCGTTCACCGAGTGATTCAATAATCGCACCGGTA
Above is a genomic segment from Planococcus lenghuensis containing:
- a CDS encoding IS1182 family transposase — encoded protein: MAYTDYTTQPALPSGKLLEHETAVSTQGRRPAPAFKPYDPNQTLCIPDIGALIPDHHVARVVDQLVEAYPEEVLTACYPGGGRPPFHPKLMLKVILYAYSQKVYSCRGIATMLHEDLPAIWLAAMQKPDFRTINHFRSVRMGAVIDQLFEFTVLELHRQGFVEFENYFLDGTKMEADANKYSFVFRKAVTGQEAKLKIRIQETLQEIQEIAKAEGLELGQLAEEPAAVELASVANRLEDQVDILTDLIAEEKLVENRKGLRKRHSLLKKKVKLIRENFIPRQETYAEQLAVCGERNSFSKTDPDATFMRMKEDHMKNGQLKPGYNIQMATENQFVLFYTIHQRPGDARCLIPHLEALQASALPMPKTIVADAGYGSEENYLYLIGDEKEPLAGFLIPYGTYLKEQTKKFKNNEWNVKNWTYEEADDRFICPNGRRVVFKKYQEKKTSNLDLSPWRIIFGKWPVSSVHFPKK
- a CDS encoding FtsW/RodA/SpoVE family cell cycle protein; the encoded protein is MKAYIEKYRRYFDFHLFFTYIALSIFGLIMIYSASIAWAYNVLDQSPNHYFIRQLFNLAISLPVLAVAALFPYKYFRNRRVLTAILAVMFLGLILVHFIGEANGGAQSWISIMGLVNMQPSEVAKIGIILYLAGAFANKYDNGTINQLNQGIIPPVVVMTFAIFLVFLEPDLGTATLIGMIGLCVMAASGIRFNVFMRLSSIVVGAVAIFIIPFMIFAGDQIFTEKRLGRVDAFFNPFSDELGYGFQIVNGYLAIGSGGLSGLGLGQSIQKLGYLPEPHTDFIMAVIAEELGVLGVAFVIGGLAFIVLKALSIAMTTKDPLARMLAAGVGSMIGIQSFVNLGGLTGIIPLTGVPLPFISYGGTSIVLLSLAMGILLNVSTVHKYEKLNE
- a CDS encoding YlaN family protein; its protein translation is MEHTKEQSYQLKATELLRADAAKIEQLIKVQMDHLTMPQCPLYEEVLDTQMFGLSREIDFAVKLGLIDREEGKLLIDTLEKKLSLLHEAYTNK
- a CDS encoding YlaI family protein; translated protein: MMVQCVICDILEELDNTAPEAKRLRNRPIHTYMCAACHERVTARTNERIATGKFRFYRSSRRIEGDFYS
- the pyc gene encoding pyruvate carboxylase; this encodes MKTIKKILVANRGEIAIRIFRACTELNLRTVAIYSREDKGSFHRYKADESYLVGEGKKPIDAYLDIEGIIEIAKDSGSDAIHPGYGFLSENVHFARRCEEEGIVFIGPESKHLDMFGDKVKARDQAIKAGIPVIPGSDGPVASLEEVQDFAASAGFPLMIKASLGGGGRGMRIVNNAEELPEAYERAKSEAKAAFGSDEMYVEKFISKPKHIEVQILGDMSGNIIHLYERDCSIQRRHQKVVEIAPSNSLSDELRNRICEAAVKLMNNVSYVNAGTVEFLVADDEFYFIEVNPRIQVEHTITEMVTGIDIVHAQIHIAQGYSLHSPEVRIPQQNEIPLFGHAIQSRVTTEDPLNGFMPDAGKLMTYRSGGGFGVRLDAGNGFQGAVITPFYDSLLVKVSTWGVTFQEAAAKMDRNLQEFRIRGIKTNIPFLENVVKHEKFLSGEFDTGFIDSTPELFIFPVRKDRGTKLLSYIGNVTVNGFPGIEKKLKPIYADPRKPEVDLRQPASEGTKQILEREGVDGLIKWVKNQQDVLLTDTTMRDAHQSLLATRVRSYDLFDIAKETARLQPDLFSLEMWGGATFDVSYRFLKEDPWQRLIQLRKEIPNVMFQMLFRGANAVGYKNYPDNVIREFIRQAGHAGIDVFRIFDSLNWLKGMEVAIDEVRQSGKVAEAAICYTGDILNPSRDKYTLNYYKEMAKALEDSGAHILAIKDMAGLLKPEAAYRLISELKETVSLPIHLHTHDTSGNGVFLYAKAIEAGADIVDTALSSMAGLTSQPSASTLHYALSGGKREVRGDVASLEKLSRYWEDVRRYYHDFESGMNSPHSEIYVHEMPGGQYSNLQQQSKAVGLGARWEQVKDMYSRVNLLFGDVVKVTPSSKVVGDMALFMVQNNLDEETVLTKGEALDFPDSVIEFFEGYIGQPYGGFPEDLQKVILKGRKPITVRPGELLEPADFERINEELFQKLDRPVTSHEMLAYALYPKVFDQYTATNEQFGNVSVLDTMTFLYGMRLGEEIQVEIEKGKTLMIKLVSIGEPQKNGMRTMYFELNGQPREINIQDMAVETDNAAHLKANPADDSHIGATMPGTVLKVVTEKGAEVRRGDHLLVTEAMKMETTVQAPFDGTIREIYVSPNEGIATGDLLIEMDRK
- a CDS encoding COX15/CtaA family protein, whose amino-acid sequence is MRGKQSTYLKWLAVAATVGMLLILLGGALVTKTESGMGCGRSWPGCNGELIPTEITAEVLIEFSHRLVTGSVGILIVVLAVWAWLAYGHIRETKFLAFMAVFFLILQALIGAAQVLWGQGDFILALHFGISLLSFAAVLLLTLLIFEVDRKFNADRLRIGNKLKVHTIGVTLYSYIVIYTGALVRHTESSLVCADWPLCRNDQFALPYNRFEWVQMGHRLAAALIVVWLGYIAWHTYKQYRDQKVLQRGWLIAFTLVLLQATTGMLVVLTQLNLVISLLHSLFISLLFGLLCYMIMLISRSKHSL
- a CDS encoding YlaH-like family protein — protein: MYPVARFLYSTLPNYDVAGVALLAIIFVLSAIVYKLGFAKKLGFWQNAIIGVFLLLGGLILTFLAVFLPVVEGLLIAMLILVLYKVRLWREKRENAASH